A region of Myxococcus stipitatus DSM 14675 DNA encodes the following proteins:
- the lspA gene encoding signal peptidase II, with the protein MPRKYVILLVVALGVIVLDQWTKYLVVRELTSQMQGQETLGGRLGAMFGDPPPQGYDGLHYRPRRSIEVSENFFRLRYAENPGAAWGLFRSMSPDKRGPLFHVVSLGAVVLIVFYFRKLSGSDPAEKWALWGLPLVLGGAMGNYIDRLARGFVIDFLEAHWFDKAAWPSFNIADAAICVGVGLLLVDAFVRKEKPAPAPTKAA; encoded by the coding sequence GTGCCTCGCAAATACGTCATCCTCCTCGTCGTCGCCCTTGGCGTCATCGTGCTGGACCAGTGGACGAAGTATCTGGTCGTCCGCGAGCTGACCTCCCAGATGCAGGGGCAGGAGACGCTGGGCGGGCGCCTGGGCGCCATGTTCGGCGACCCGCCTCCGCAGGGCTACGACGGCCTGCACTACCGTCCTCGCCGCAGCATCGAGGTCTCCGAGAACTTCTTCCGCCTGCGCTACGCGGAGAACCCGGGCGCCGCGTGGGGCTTGTTCCGGAGCATGTCCCCGGACAAGCGCGGCCCGCTCTTCCATGTCGTGAGCCTGGGCGCGGTGGTCCTCATCGTCTTCTACTTCCGCAAGCTGTCCGGCTCGGACCCGGCGGAGAAGTGGGCGCTGTGGGGGCTGCCGCTCGTGCTGGGCGGCGCGATGGGCAACTACATCGACCGGCTGGCGCGCGGCTTCGTCATCGACTTCCTGGAAGCCCACTGGTTCGACAAGGCGGCGTGGCCGTCGTTCAACATCGCCGACGCGGCCATCTGTGTCGGCGTGGGGCTCTTGCTGGTGGATGCCTTCGTCCGCAAGGAGAAGCCCGCACCGGCGCCGACGAAGGCCGCCTGA
- a CDS encoding prolipoprotein diacylglyceryl transferase — protein sequence MLPVLFRFTFTSLWAQLLLYAVAVGTVGYIVFNGWRGAQGELDGKTRVRAPVNTTDRVLRAAGFGVAGAVLAWFGLKYALPAEAFPGGKGEGIPLHTYGVLLAGGFMTALTVAGRLAQDEWRQLKQVDGQWVDVEGPKKREQVMDMAFWLLVGGIGGSRLLFVLVNWRDYARDWTQVLSLGGGLVFYGGLIGAAVAAWFFARAHGMDFLRLADVCIPTVSLGQCLGRLGCFSAGCCWGDVAPASSATAVHFPGAGLAQDLLGQVGSASSLAYSSQVQDTRFVVESTGQVLHQAVPEAVRISDWVLQHGHTLGVYPTQLFESLGQLGLFVGLLYARRFRRFHGQIFALWLMAYAVLRSTVELFRGDVERGTLHGLLESMGAQGLAEVVPLEAWYNISTSQFISLCMFAFGATLLYRKGRRGVGAEPSGGLGPTPSAA from the coding sequence ATGCTCCCCGTCCTCTTCCGCTTCACCTTCACCAGCTTGTGGGCGCAGCTGCTGCTGTACGCGGTGGCCGTGGGCACGGTGGGCTACATCGTCTTCAACGGGTGGCGGGGCGCGCAGGGTGAGCTGGATGGGAAGACGCGGGTGCGAGCCCCGGTGAACACCACGGACCGGGTGCTGCGCGCCGCGGGCTTCGGTGTCGCGGGCGCGGTGCTGGCGTGGTTCGGATTGAAGTACGCGCTGCCCGCGGAGGCCTTCCCTGGAGGCAAGGGCGAGGGCATTCCGCTGCACACCTACGGCGTGCTCCTGGCAGGCGGCTTCATGACGGCGCTGACGGTGGCGGGCCGGCTCGCGCAGGACGAGTGGCGTCAGCTCAAGCAGGTGGATGGCCAGTGGGTGGACGTGGAGGGCCCGAAGAAGCGCGAGCAGGTGATGGACATGGCCTTCTGGCTGCTCGTGGGTGGCATCGGTGGCAGCCGTCTGCTCTTCGTGTTGGTGAACTGGCGGGACTACGCGCGGGACTGGACGCAGGTGCTCTCGCTGGGCGGCGGGCTCGTCTTCTACGGCGGGCTGATTGGCGCGGCGGTGGCGGCGTGGTTCTTCGCGCGCGCGCACGGGATGGACTTCCTGCGGCTGGCGGACGTGTGCATCCCGACGGTGTCGCTGGGCCAGTGCCTGGGGCGGCTGGGGTGTTTCAGTGCGGGGTGCTGCTGGGGGGATGTCGCGCCCGCCAGCTCGGCGACCGCGGTGCACTTCCCCGGAGCGGGGCTCGCGCAGGACCTGCTGGGGCAGGTGGGGAGTGCGTCCAGCCTGGCGTACTCGTCGCAGGTGCAGGATACGCGCTTCGTCGTGGAGTCGACGGGGCAAGTGCTCCATCAGGCGGTGCCCGAGGCGGTGCGCATCTCCGACTGGGTGCTCCAGCACGGGCACACGCTGGGCGTCTATCCCACGCAGCTCTTCGAATCGCTGGGGCAGCTGGGGCTCTTCGTGGGGCTCCTGTATGCGCGGCGCTTCCGCCGCTTCCACGGGCAGATTTTCGCGCTCTGGCTGATGGCCTACGCGGTGCTGCGCAGCACGGTGGAGCTGTTCCGGGGCGACGTGGAGCGCGGCACGCTGCATGGCCTGCTGGAGTCGATGGGGGCCCAGGGGCTGGCGGAGGTGGTGCCGTTGGAGGCCTGGTACAATATCTCGACCAGTCAGTTCATCTCGCTGTGCATGTTCGCCTTCGGGGCGACCTTGCTCTACCGGAAGGGGCGGCGAGGGGTGGGTGCCGAGCCTTCAGGCGGACTGGGCCCTACACCGTCTGCGGCGTGA
- a CDS encoding MXAN_5187 C-terminal domain-containing protein, whose protein sequence is MPPPDARQSAAKTPSAKPQADTSSSEAVLQECEALEAELAALRNLFEQYFMGLDRHPPTKAHDDFKKRVNRLKTSFIRSTAAKFRVGSVHSKFLTYDRLWMRTLQEIEAGTYKRDLFKARRRAEARGGAAKDPKKNVVELPEDISDMDFEEVEEFVRPRPVNEPPLAAAISAAAASVSAPTGTPFRGTPTVAPAAATPSMPSVAPVARSGVPGVTPVPSVAPVAGTPPRGQPTVAPVAGTPPRGQPTVAPVAGTPPRGQPTVAPVAGTPSRGLPTVTQPLGGTPARGSAPVPPGMATAKPAASAPGAGAGGMPRVTAPAAAAAPRPPSATGGGGMSDDKLRAVYDAYVTAKRRCQEDTSKLSYESVAATLRKQVPELLKQHNAKAVEFKVVIKDGKASLKAVPK, encoded by the coding sequence ATGCCGCCCCCCGACGCCCGACAGTCCGCCGCCAAGACTCCCTCCGCGAAGCCCCAGGCGGACACCAGCTCCAGCGAGGCTGTGCTTCAAGAGTGTGAGGCGCTCGAGGCGGAGCTGGCCGCGCTGCGCAACCTCTTCGAGCAGTACTTCATGGGGCTCGACCGTCATCCGCCCACCAAGGCGCATGACGACTTCAAGAAGCGGGTGAACCGGCTCAAGACGTCGTTCATCCGCAGCACGGCCGCCAAGTTCCGGGTGGGCTCGGTGCATAGCAAGTTCCTCACCTACGACCGGCTCTGGATGCGCACGCTGCAGGAGATTGAAGCGGGCACATACAAGCGGGACCTCTTCAAGGCGCGCCGCCGCGCCGAGGCCCGGGGTGGGGCTGCGAAGGACCCGAAGAAGAACGTGGTGGAGCTGCCGGAGGACATCTCCGACATGGACTTCGAGGAGGTGGAGGAGTTCGTCCGCCCCCGCCCCGTCAACGAGCCCCCTCTGGCCGCGGCCATCTCGGCGGCAGCGGCCTCCGTGTCCGCACCCACGGGGACTCCGTTCCGGGGGACGCCCACGGTGGCCCCGGCCGCCGCGACTCCATCCATGCCGAGCGTGGCGCCTGTCGCGCGAAGTGGGGTGCCGGGTGTGACGCCGGTGCCCTCGGTGGCGCCGGTGGCGGGAACACCTCCACGAGGACAGCCCACGGTGGCACCGGTGGCGGGGACCCCTCCACGAGGACAGCCCACGGTGGCACCGGTGGCGGGGACCCCTCCACGAGGCCAGCCCACGGTGGCACCGGTGGCGGGGACCCCGTCGCGAGGCTTGCCGACGGTGACGCAGCCGCTGGGCGGGACTCCGGCGAGGGGCAGTGCGCCGGTGCCTCCAGGGATGGCCACCGCGAAGCCGGCGGCGAGTGCTCCTGGCGCGGGGGCGGGTGGGATGCCCAGGGTGACGGCGCCAGCCGCCGCCGCGGCGCCCAGGCCTCCTTCCGCGACGGGCGGCGGTGGCATGTCGGACGACAAGCTGCGGGCCGTCTACGACGCCTACGTCACCGCGAAGCGGCGCTGCCAGGAGGACACCTCGAAGCTGTCCTACGAGTCCGTGGCGGCCACGTTGCGAAAGCAGGTGCCGGAGCTGCTCAAGCAGCACAACGCGAAGGCGGTGGAGTTCAAGGTCGTCATCAAGGACGGCAAGGCTTCGCTCAAGGCCGTGCCGAAGTAG
- a CDS encoding LytR/AlgR family response regulator transcription factor has translation MRVLIVDDERLARAELRRLLAAFPDVEVVGEATHVEQARQQVEALAPDLLLLDIQMPGGTGFDVLEHLDEPPDVIFTTAYDAHAVRAFSVNALDYLLKPIEAERLAEALERVRQRGHVPQAPESSRPTGTPLERVFVRDGERCWLVQLAQVPLISSEGNYSRLHLPGHQPLLLRSLSYLEEKLDPARFFRASRQHLINLDFVETLEPGPGGTLVARLRGGPEVEMSRRQSLRFRERMSL, from the coding sequence ATGAGAGTCCTCATCGTCGACGATGAACGTCTGGCCCGCGCGGAGCTTCGCCGCTTGCTGGCCGCATTCCCGGACGTGGAGGTGGTGGGCGAGGCCACCCACGTGGAGCAGGCACGCCAGCAGGTGGAGGCACTCGCGCCGGACCTGCTGCTGCTCGACATCCAGATGCCCGGTGGCACGGGCTTCGATGTGCTCGAGCACCTGGACGAGCCCCCCGACGTCATCTTCACCACCGCCTATGACGCCCATGCCGTGCGTGCCTTCTCCGTCAACGCGCTCGACTATCTGCTCAAGCCCATCGAAGCGGAGCGGCTGGCCGAGGCCCTGGAGCGGGTTCGTCAGCGAGGCCACGTCCCACAGGCGCCGGAGTCCTCACGCCCCACGGGCACGCCGCTGGAGCGGGTCTTCGTGCGCGACGGAGAGCGCTGCTGGCTGGTGCAGTTGGCCCAGGTGCCGCTCATCAGCTCCGAGGGCAACTACTCCCGACTGCACCTGCCGGGACATCAGCCCCTGCTGCTGCGCTCGCTGAGCTACCTGGAGGAGAAGCTGGACCCGGCGCGCTTCTTCCGCGCCAGCCGCCAGCACCTCATCAACCTGGACTTCGTCGAGACGTTGGAGCCGGGCCCAGGAGGCACGCTGGTGGCGCGCCTGCGAGGAGGGCCGGAGGTGGAGATGTCTCGGCGTCAGTCGCTGCGGTTCCGCGAGCGGATGAGCCTCTGA
- a CDS encoding sensor histidine kinase — MSSRRTLVYAACQLGGWGLYGLSNILLSLLFIATTSRGGEQFAARTAWTVLMCLSGGLITHLARSWLPMREWVRLPMRRLAFLIPLTCSALGLVQQVIGLVLAYPVLHIYSASDFSFSFLITGGAFWAVVMLMWLLTYLTVHFVEQARETERERWRQEVAAQTSELRFLKAQLQPHFLFNCLNSVRALIVEDPARAQQAVTRLSTLLRHALSSHGPETVPLSQELQVVRDYLSLEGIRLEERLRVREDVAPETLGIAVPAMLVQTLVENAIKHGIAQMPEGGEVTVLTRVRDGALLLEVANTPAPVGAPSPPHSNGEGLHNASERLRLLCGVGASLQLDQTSAVLTTARVRIPLSP; from the coding sequence ATGTCTTCCCGACGCACCCTGGTCTATGCGGCCTGCCAGCTGGGCGGATGGGGCCTCTACGGCCTCTCGAACATCCTGCTGTCCCTCCTGTTCATCGCCACCACGTCCCGAGGCGGTGAGCAGTTCGCCGCCCGGACCGCCTGGACCGTGCTGATGTGCCTCTCGGGCGGACTCATCACGCACCTCGCCCGGTCCTGGCTGCCGATGCGTGAGTGGGTCCGCCTGCCGATGCGGCGGCTGGCCTTCCTCATCCCGCTCACCTGCTCGGCCTTGGGACTCGTGCAACAGGTCATCGGCCTGGTGCTCGCGTATCCGGTGCTGCACATCTACAGCGCCTCGGACTTCTCCTTCTCGTTCCTCATCACGGGAGGCGCCTTCTGGGCGGTGGTGATGTTGATGTGGCTGCTCACCTATCTCACCGTCCACTTCGTGGAGCAGGCGCGCGAGACGGAGCGGGAGCGCTGGCGGCAGGAGGTCGCCGCGCAGACGTCCGAGCTGCGCTTCCTCAAGGCCCAGCTCCAGCCGCACTTCCTCTTCAACTGCCTCAACAGCGTGCGAGCCCTCATCGTCGAGGACCCCGCCCGTGCTCAACAAGCCGTGACGCGGCTGTCCACCCTCCTGCGCCACGCGCTGTCCTCCCACGGCCCCGAGACAGTGCCGCTGTCCCAGGAGCTCCAGGTGGTGCGCGACTACCTGAGCCTGGAAGGCATCCGGCTGGAGGAGCGGCTCCGCGTGCGCGAGGACGTGGCCCCCGAGACCCTCGGCATCGCCGTGCCCGCGATGCTCGTGCAGACACTCGTGGAGAACGCCATCAAGCATGGCATCGCCCAGATGCCCGAAGGCGGCGAGGTGACTGTCCTCACTCGAGTGCGCGATGGCGCCCTCCTGCTGGAGGTGGCCAACACGCCCGCGCCCGTGGGAGCCCCCTCGCCGCCGCACTCCAACGGCGAAGGACTGCACAACGCCAGCGAGCGACTGCGCCTGCTGTGCGGCGTGGGGGCTTCACTTCAACTCGACCAGACGAGCGCGGTGCTGACGACGGCACGCGTCCGCATCCCCCTGTCCCCATGA
- a CDS encoding alpha/beta fold hydrolase: MRRAPLLATLIALAFFSGCATTAPSSAPAAPSPFLVKRSGQGRPVLFIPGLASAGTVWDDTVTHFQGQYDCHVFTLAGFAGQPSIPAPFMPTVRHALAEYIRAHGLQKPIIVGHSLGGVLALGLAADAPELVGGVFIVDSVPFLPALMYPGATAESAKPFAEQTRTQLRMQTVEQRNQGSRHALSIYISDEAHREVAARWGADSDPETVAQAVYEMSVTDLRPELSRITAPTFVLGSWVAFQGRVPRETVEALYRGQYQNLSTARVVMHDTARHFIMWEDPQGFFTALDGFLKAHAPVARMEFPR; this comes from the coding sequence ATGCGTCGTGCCCCTCTGCTGGCCACGCTCATCGCCCTGGCCTTCTTCTCCGGCTGCGCCACCACCGCGCCCTCCAGCGCGCCCGCGGCGCCCTCGCCCTTCCTGGTCAAGCGCTCGGGACAAGGGCGTCCCGTGCTGTTCATCCCCGGCCTCGCCTCGGCCGGCACCGTGTGGGACGACACCGTCACCCACTTCCAGGGGCAGTACGACTGCCACGTCTTCACCCTCGCGGGCTTCGCCGGTCAGCCCTCCATCCCCGCACCCTTCATGCCCACCGTGCGCCACGCGCTCGCCGAGTACATCCGCGCGCACGGCCTCCAGAAGCCCATCATCGTCGGACACAGCCTGGGCGGCGTGCTGGCGCTCGGACTCGCCGCCGATGCACCGGAGCTGGTGGGCGGCGTCTTCATCGTGGACAGCGTCCCCTTCCTCCCCGCGTTGATGTACCCAGGCGCCACCGCCGAGTCCGCGAAGCCCTTCGCGGAGCAGACCCGCACGCAGCTGCGCATGCAGACCGTGGAGCAGCGCAACCAGGGCTCTCGCCACGCGCTGAGCATCTACATCTCCGATGAAGCACACCGCGAGGTCGCCGCGCGCTGGGGCGCGGACTCCGACCCGGAGACCGTGGCTCAGGCCGTGTACGAGATGAGCGTCACCGACCTGCGCCCGGAGCTGTCTCGCATCACCGCACCCACCTTCGTGCTCGGCTCCTGGGTGGCCTTCCAGGGACGTGTTCCGCGCGAGACGGTGGAAGCCCTGTACCGCGGCCAGTACCAGAACCTCTCCACCGCGCGTGTCGTCATGCACGACACGGCCCGGCACTTCATCATGTGGGAGGACCCCCAGGGCTTCTTCACCGCCCTCGACGGCTTCCTGAAGGCCCACGCCCCCGTCGCGCGCATGGAGTTCCCGCGCTGA
- a CDS encoding NADAR family protein, whose protein sequence is MTPVIHFYSVTDDHGWCSNFAPYPLKLAGRMWPTSEHYFQAQKFEDTAAQEAIRQARSPMLAARMGRDRKRKLRRDWDSIKVSVMREAVRAKFSQHEDLTRLLLETGDAKLVEHTDQDDYWGDGGDGSGKNMLGRILMEIRQELRAP, encoded by the coding sequence GTGACTCCCGTCATCCACTTCTACAGCGTCACCGATGACCATGGCTGGTGTTCGAACTTCGCGCCCTACCCTCTCAAGCTCGCGGGCCGGATGTGGCCGACCAGCGAGCACTACTTCCAGGCGCAGAAGTTCGAGGACACCGCTGCCCAGGAAGCCATTCGTCAGGCGCGCAGTCCCATGCTCGCGGCCCGGATGGGGCGAGACCGCAAGCGCAAGCTCCGGCGCGACTGGGACTCCATCAAGGTCTCCGTGATGCGCGAAGCCGTCCGCGCGAAGTTCTCCCAGCACGAGGACCTCACGCGGCTCCTCCTGGAGACAGGTGACGCGAAGCTCGTCGAGCACACCGACCAGGATGACTACTGGGGGGATGGCGGAGACGGGAGCGGCAAGAACATGCTGGGGCGCATCCTCATGGAGATCCGACAGGAGCTCCGCGCTCCGTAG